The segment ATTAGGGCACTGTTTATCTTTGCACTCAATGAATGAGAACAgggcaagaaaaaaaagttgggagctGATTTCGTTTGCATTGAATGTGATCGGGGGACCAACACAGTTGCCGACAGGTAAGGAGTCTGTTTAAGCTTCTTCTCTCCGCAGCTGCTTTGTAAGAATAGTATAGTATCTGCATTCATATGGGCATACGGCAAGTACATAAGAGGACGAAGAAACTGTTTCATAAATCATTGCACCAGCCCACTCCATtcaggaacaaaaaataaactggAACTTTCACCATTTCCCTCTGGTCTCACAGTCGTTTTAAAAGGTGTGCACTCAACACGAGTTAACTTTGaccataaaaaatcatatttacaATATCTTTTTTAGTATTACAcatgtaattttgtaaaatttctgCTAAAGAACTAGATAGCCATATTTGTATAATGTTGACTTTAAAAAcattcaaaataattttgttttgagACAAGAAGGAGCACTTATTACTTTGTTAGTAGAGAAATTTTATAATCTTAAGAGGCACCAAAATTTTTTAACGCAAATTTTCGTATCTCTTGATACCAGAAATATAAgagatatcaaattttacattagaaaatatggtaccttCTGGCACTTCCTTAGGGCAGCCACAATGCAGACATAAACGTGAGTCTTAATTAAACCTCTAAAGTGAACTTTATACATTATGAGAGTAGTCCAATTACCATCTAACATTGCTGAAATTGTGGAAACTAGAAATTAAGAATTAGGAAAGGAAGATAAGATTGTCATTTTAAAGACCTCTTTAATCCAAACAGGAGTCTAACAATAATGGATTGCATAGGGATTTTGACAACGATATTATATTCCAATATTCCAGCTCTTTGTGCATGATAGGTTGGCTACTGGAGACACTCTGTGGAAATAATTTTATGAATTCATTCGAAAAAATGAATAAGAAATAATCTTGATGAGTTACATCATGCTTACATATATAATCACACCTGTTAATTCCTGTTGATATCTCTTATTCTTGTGCTGACGTTTGATGCAAGTGACACACGTACAACCGGTCACACATCCAAAActacaaataaaacaaatcttCTAGCTTCAAGTATAGTAACAACAATAGTTTAACCTAGACATGCATCTAGCTAATTAATGTAAAATTAATTATTGATGTGCACAGTATACGTATCGAATGTGACAGTGTTTTCTTTCATTACTTGAGCTAATTAAAACATCATTGGGACGGAGCAGCAACCGTCTGAGAGGTCCATGAGGTCGGcgacctgctccgccgccgcctcgtcgaacAGCCACTTCTCGATCGTtgacagcggcggcgctgccTGGTTCATCAGCTGCTGCTTGCTCTCgtcgccgtagccgccgccatAGCCGCCGTACTCCATGAACGacgccggctgctgctgctggtgctgctgatGAACGTCGAAGCAGCAGTCCAGGTCGGCGCCGGACATGCAGTCGAAGGACGACAGCAAGGGGTTGCCGCCGACATCGACGGCGGGCTTGACGTCGTCGTAATAGCCGCCGTCATAGTGctgcagcggtggcggcggcggcgacggggagttGGTCTTCATGAAGCCGTCGAGCAGCTTGGAGATGTTGTCCATGCTGGAGGCGTATGAGGAGGATGGGCAGTCGGCGAAGGGGGAGCGCCTAGCAATGGCTGCCATCTGGGTGACATCGGAGTTGCTGCTCACCGTGTGGctaccgccggcggcggaggggaaggtGGCGTCGGCGAAGATGGGGTGGCGGTTGGAGGATGAagtggagttggcggcggcggcgagcttcttCTTGAGGTGGGTGTTCCAGTAGTTCTTGATGTCGTTGTCGGTGCGCTGGGGGAGGTAGGAGGCGATGGCGGCCCAGCGGTTGCCGAGCAGCGACTGGAGGTGGACGATGATCCCCTCCTCGTGCGCCGTGAAGTTGCCGCGCTTTATCCCCGGCCGCAGGTAGTTCGTCCACCGCAGCCTGCAGCTCTTGCTGCACCTCATCAGCCCTGCATCCATCCGCTTCTTCTCAGTTCATCATCGATCACCATGGCTACTTGGCTAGCTATAGTTCATCTACAAAAGAAAGTAAGAAACTACACAGAATTGGGGAATTAGGACGTACCAGTGTTGATGGGAACCGATCTCCAGTTGCCGGGGCCGTGTTCTTGGATGTAGGAGACGAGGATGATGTCCTCCTCGGGCGTCCATGGCCCCTTCTTGATCCCCTCCTTGTCGCAGCACGGCGGCCGGCCCATGGCTACAATTCCTCACTCACTAATTAACTCTGATACTTCCTTcccggatcgatcgatcgagctaacTACTCTTTCTGGAAGCTGCAgctagctgatcgatcgatcgatcgtctctCTCTGTGCTACCTGAGCTTCCGACAGTGTGCTTGAGTGTAgagatatatatagctaggagACTGGGGACTTTGGGAGTTGAGTGACTGGGAGTGAGTGAGCTCCTTTTCACTTGCTATCTCTGATGTAAGCCACtttctgatcgatcgatgagatGATTTACTTTCACTTTCTAGCAAGTCAGTTGATCTGgttatcgatcgatcgatcgatctgtctgTATGTAGGATGCTTTCTCTTTCTGTCAACAGCATCACATGAATCAGTGACAATGACACGGCCACACCTTAAAGCTAGCAAGAAAGACTGTTGTATGTCTGTATAGCTAGCTCCAACCTGTACGTACTACTGCTTGGTCTCACTGTGTCTAATTTAAAAGGCACTGACTTCTCCCATGCAAACCACCCATGGATATGACTaacttaggccgtgtttagatcccttcataaaattttacatcctatcacattaaatatttggacacatatacggagtattaaatatagacgaaaaaataactaattacacagattacgtgtaaattgcgagacgaatcttttaagtctaattgcgccatgagcTACaacaaacatttgctaataacggattaattaggcttaataaattcatctcgcggtttacatgcggattctgtaatttgttttgttattagactacgtttaatacttcaaatgtgtgtccgtatatttgatgtgatacgctaaaattttacacccgtGGATTTAAACGCAGACTTAATTTCTCTAGGCATTTCTTACCGTAAGCAATTTATCTGTCCAACTATATATAACTCTTACTACATACAAAATTTGTGTGTTAACCggaaaagtagaaaaaaaaagcttcaacCATTCACCTGAGTTTCGAGAATACGCATACGCATAACCCGGAACTAAaaggggttacaaaccgggactgaTGAGGCATTCTTCAGCAGTGTAAGCATTGGGATATTTACAACAggtttacattaaaaaaacaaaatggaaaAGGTAAAAACTTGGGCACTCTTGGGAAATGGATTTTTAATCCCTCGAGAGGATATGTCTCCTAGTTATTGCATACCATCCaatagttatgatttttttataaaaatagtaAGATAgattgatatattatatatcacAAATATGTAAGTTTAAATTCGATCTTCCTAAGTATACGTGTGGtcacaattatatttttttcagctCCTAGAAGTCAATTtcaaacttgcatatttgtgtagTGAtcgatatatcacatattaatctatcctatcaattttttaaatttgggaTTTAATTAAAGAATATGCTATAAGTCCAATTACCGtgataaacaaataaaacatgGAACAACAAAAAATGAATTAGCAATTCGATTTGTATGAGCTCATTCCCACAATAACATAATTATTagctagttatttttttaaatctatTGCAAATTACTAGTAGTTGATATTTGGAAATTCAGACTTTGGGAATTTTTAACATATAAACAGtaaatttttaagattttgttcCACATACAACTTGGTAAATATGACTTTTGAATTTCAGACATAttaatccaaaaataaaaatatatttctgaATTACATAAAATGGGAAATTTATTGTACACGCAACATCTATTTAAAGATATATAAAAATCGGAACCGATTCTAAGGAAGGATGCACTCCCATCATTTTTGTCTAAAGATGATTGATTATAAGCCATAACACTTATTAGcggcttaaaaaataatatatgtgtaaaacttttatatatgtgctcTTAGCAACTTAAAAAACCAATATACGTTGAATAAACTATGGTAAAAAAACATCACaatcaactttaaaataaattttaaattaacatttaaattttagctacgGATGATAATTAAGCTGAATAGCAAATTATGGTTGAAGACACCTATAGCTAGCTGATTAAAGTTCAGAGAGATATAAAACCCCAAGGCCATATATAATCAGGTTAGTCATTTTACATGAAGCTCAAATGATATATTGAGTCTATTTGGGAGTTTCTGACAGTTACGGTTATTCTAAAATCTGAAGCTTTCCAAACCATAACTTTTGATCGAAAATTTAAAAAGTAGATGTAGAATctagaaagaaaataaagtaATACCATAAGCTAATTTTCTTAGCTTCTCAAGATTCCTACCACTCGTTTCTCAGAATTTAAAAGTTACCTCAGACATGCGCATTTTGTTGTGTAAAAGCAGTGTCAGCACTTTCAGAACGTTACATTGTCTCAATGATCCCCTCTGTACGTGGTCTAAAATGGAACAACGTGTttgagatatactccctccgtctcacaaattccattttttttttagttttcaatATAACGTTTGAttcttcgtcttatttaaaaattttctataattattattttcattgtaattagatgataaaacataaatagtattttatgtgtaactacttttttattttttttaaaaaatagagatggtcaaacgttagacatagAAATCCAAAACTGGAGTCTGtgtaggacggatggagtatatgttcTCATactgtgcatatatatactttctaCATAgtacccactaacaattattagaagctaaagctcaacatgcaagtatgccacatcatcacccactagcaattactattttAGCTCATTAATTTAAAATCCCATATAAGTATATCACATcttcactcactagcaattactattctagcctattttattatattataaagatCGACATGTATATGTCAAATCATGTTCCTCATATTATTTCTCAATATTTTAACTTTCATCATTtcgacaatatttaacatatactcatcCATAAATCCCGCAGGAAAGCGCGGGGTATCACCTAGTATATACGATGGTAGGTCCACTAGCTTCATCCAAAAACTATTTGCCAGAATGcccacatgcatatataggcaCAGTGAGAGTGATCGAGACCCCAATTGATAGGCCAAAGGTCAGCAATGTCTGTACGTGCAGCCTATAACTCCATGTGTAGTTTAAAATATTGTAAATGATGAAATAAAATCCATATATAGATGTACATGACCTTTTAATATAAGAATGAAAAATATTCCAaattgcatttatttattatgatatatatagttTGGTAGCAAAACATATAATGACAGATCATGCAATCCAGGGCTCCTGTAGAAATTGTGCAGATATACAGGAGTTCATCACTAGTATATTATCAGTGCATCACACGGCAGGTCACGAGGAATTATATTATTAGTGCCATATTTATGCACCATCGATCATAATAATGATGTGAATGATAGATGATCGTGTATCTTGCATCTTGTGGGCGTTTGTAGTTCCACGTTGTCTCAGCCCCGCTCCCACTTTAATGGAGTCGATCAATCACATCATTTTTCTCATATTTACAATATCCCACGTGCTTCCTACAATATCCCACTTACTTGTATACTGTGTGTATATCACAATGGGATTAAAGTTAAAGAAAATCATCATGATTTCTGCATATATTTgatactaacaaaaaaaataatgagttGGTGGTAACGGTGGTTAACATGTAGGTCATCTAGCCCATTGCCTTTTTCCTTACCGCTACCTTTTATAGAAGTCTAGATATCACCCCGTTTTTAAATAGATGCTGTTATTGTCTTTTGGTATAAAGTTTGATCAtgtgtcttattcaaaatatttactgttaatatacataaaaaaataaaagtataagtcatgcttaaagttTTATTAATTGGTAAAGCATCTTACAATAAAAAAGGACACTTCTATAAAGTTTTTAGAtgagacgaatgatcaaacgtcaAACCAAAAATTAATGTCATCGTCTATATATTAAaatcagagggagtatatgctcaCGCTCACTCTCTAAAACACACAACGCAAGAGCTGAAGAGCGATGCTAATCATGtgtatacataaatataaaagattttagttatattttttttgcctttttacATACTCTCATACTGTCGCCGTAGTACATGGTGCCACAAGCATGGGTTCTTTTATTGGTATATTACCAGCAAgtggtttgaactttgaaagTTAGATATGGGTCTTTGTTCATTTCCAGGCACTTGTCAGCAAGGGAGTATTGTATTGAGTAACAACTAATCTGCCGAGCAATATTTAGAAGATGGAGAGTCAAGAGAGATCGAACGGGGAGAAAAGGACTCACGgcttaaatatatatttgtgatataatattcatatttggTGTTATGAACAGGAGGACCACGTACTGTCGTGTGGGAACAAAGTATTAAAGGGTTGAAAGgacttatatgtatatatacctaTTAATCTTGTGATAAGTCGACATGACACAATTATGTCAAAATTAAATCCATAATTTGCACGTTtcgttttctattttttagGTTTAGACGCATAACCTTGAAGATCCTTGATGAGTTAGAAACTTCACACCGTACCTTATAATTCGAGCATCCACAAAATGGTCCTTTATAACTCTTCGTCATACCTTCACTACCACTCATATGAAATAAAATAcgctctctttctctttcttcttttctatgtTATTTTGATGTGATTTTTATAGGATGCAGGCCCTAACTTAGGCACTGTTTGTTTCAgattaagattattgtaatctaaatctagattactataagctggattataataagttaacatagaataagctgtgagttgtttgtttttttaattattagaggcatctaggggtagtgggtctttagccacccaGTAATCgaaaaaagctcctctagaggagattattagattataataacctggcttatagattataataatctatcataataatttacttgtttgtttcagtttactcctaataattcaaattataataatcctaaacagggccttaatgtCAATTATTATCTTTATACATTGTGAATAGGtagtttaaaattttggtacattTACCAAAGAATCATTTTGATTACAAAATATTTAAACATCACTTAATTAATTCAACTAATTAAACACGGCAATAATAAAGATCTAAAAACGAACCGATAAGATCAACTCACCAAGCAATCGACCGACTCAGTTGCGGGTTCACGATCTTGATACCAAATAGAGAGTTACTTCCTCCTTCTAAATAAACCAAACCTAATGTATGATGGAAAATAATACAGTACAACGAAAACAGAATAGATTATGTTCTACCCTATACTactttaagttttttttgggataGGGAGTAGTacacaaaatttgacaatttgatccttcaaaaactaatttcacaAATAAATCGCGgctaaaaacttatttcaaaaatgattaTCTTGTTCAACACCAAGTCGTATGGCACTAAACTTAGACATATCAGCGCCAAATAGTACGGCGCTGAATGCACGTTGGCACGTCGACTCAGCCTCCCATCCACGGTGACACAGCATTCAACGCCAGTTGATGTGACGCTGATGTGTCTAAACTCAGTGCCATACGATTTGACgctgaaaaaaatatcattttcaaaataagttttggccacGGTTCATTTGCGAAATTAGTTTTCGGAAAtggtcaaattttcaaattttgtggGGAGTAGTAGGCGGCTACCAAAATTCAGATGGGCCGAATGGATCAAATCATTTATCCGAGAATTGAACCCGGGTGGTATTCTTTTTTTGCCCGTATTAAAGCCTAAACATAATCCAACGGTGCTAGTGCCCGGGTTTGGAGAGTGTTTAGACCTAAACAAAATCCAACGGCTGAGATCATCTGTCGCACAGGCCGATGAATTAATtacctctctctccttcttcgtcttcctccggAAACACTCCCCTATCTCGAGCTCTTCCCATGGCGACCGATGCTTACCCAGTccagctcctccaccgccaagcaaccgccgccaccggcggcggccaaTGGCACAACCTCGgcgccgcctacgccgccgTCAGATTCCTCCGCCCGCAGGGCCGATCCCTCGTCCTGTACTCCggccccgacggcggcgcccagcAGCGCATCGTGTTCGCCTACCCGATCCTCCCGGGCGACGCCTTCGAGAGGATGGACGGCGAGACGCTCTCCTGGGAGGAGCCGGAGTGCGGAGACGAGTTCGCGCTCTGCTTCCTCGACGaggccgcctgcgccgccgtctccggcgccaTCTCCCCGGTGACGGAGTCGCTGGCCGCACTGGACGGCCTCGCGGAGAGGCTCGCCGGGCTGCGCGTGGCGAGGGAGGAGGGTGCCCCCGCCGGAGTGGACATCGCCGGCCGGCTTGCTGCGATCAGCATGGGCCGCTCATGAATCCACCACTGCTAACCTAGGGTTCTATGTGAATTTCCCTTAtgtcgcctcgccgtcgtcgtcttgaTGTAGAATTTCTTTCAGTCTCTCTGTAGCATGTAACCCTGTACATATATCTGATGGAAATTGACAATGTATAGTAGTTTATTTACGCCTGCAATATTTTCTTTCATACTTACCTTGATCCTTGGTAGGATGGgattaacaaattaattaatcaatcatggGTATGTAATGGTATCCAGACCTGTAGTTATCATCAACCAGCTGAAGAACAACAATTGAAAGTAGGGAGAAATGTTTATTACAGACTAAATGGAAACAATTACAACAGGAGATTGGTTTCAATATGCAGAGATTGCAGCTCACTAACACCATGAATCACACAGCAGTGGAACAAACaatataggaaaatataatcatatttaaGCAGCAGTTAACCCAATACCGCATTCAGATTGGATGATGCTAGCAAAAATACACTCTGGAGGAAATTCTAGAGATCAATCAACAGCGGGAAAAAGGAATTCTCATTTAAGTGATACAGCAAAACAACTCAGGGCATCAAAAGTAAGATACATTTGCAATTCAAGGAGATAGTGCTCATTTACCAAGAGTATAAATCAGCAAACTAATGCCCATTTGCTACACTTCAAATTTTATCAGGGAAATATGAATCAGATAAAGCTTTGAGAATTGTAATTTCAATAACTCATGTAAATATTCACTAGACACAACAGCTGTGCATCAAAggattcaacaaaaaaaaccaagctCTTCTTATCATCAAGAATGCACCAATATACTTCATAGCACTTCATTTCATATTCTGACATCTTGGGAACCTTACCTCACTCTCAAGGAGTGAGTGAGAGGGTAAAGGAAAACTCTTCTGTCAAAAGAGTTATTCTGTTCCATTTAAGCACTAGTCTTAGAAGTCCAGTGGCATTCCGAACATGTCATTGATCTCAGCCATCACATCGCGGGTAGTAATAGTGGGCTCAAAGAGACCACTCTGACATTCAAATTTGGAAGCATTGCTTGGTTTAACTTGGGCTGCTGGATTTTCGCCTGGTTCATCATCAGCTAATATGGAGAAACCACTGAGCAGTGCCGCTTTTCTCTCTGACAATGCAGTGGTTTTCTTGTTTTTAGGTTTCTCACCTTTGAAGTTCAGTGGTATCCCAAACATGTTATTTATATCATCCATAGCCTCCTTTAAATTGACAGTTGGTTCGACCAACCCATGGTGGCAAGCATTTTCCACTTTAGGCTCTCCAACAACAGCTGATCCAACAAATCTATGAAAGACAGTGTCTTCTCGAAGTCCAGATATTGCAGGACGTAAGTCATCACATCTTATTTTTGAATCAGTTTGTCTCGAACAGAGTGAAGTGTCCTTATCATCAGTTAGTTGCACAGTTCCAGAATTGATCTTAACACCATTATCATTTTTCTCAAGCtgttcatcttcatcatcaggcAGTATTGCAAACCCTCCCACGAATGGTTTCTGGAAGTCAAAATTGGCTTGCTGCTTTGAATCACGCAATGGCTTTGGAGGACATCCACTACTCTTATGGCTCATGGCATTACGACCATTGCCATGAGCCTCATTTTCATCAACAAAGATTTCAAATCCACTTGCATTCTGATTTACCTGTGTGTTCTTATTAAAGTGCCTATGCTGCACCATATTTTGGTTGTTGCAGTAAGGATCATCTTCATCTACAAAGATCTCAAATGCGCTTGCCTGCTGACTTAACTTTGGATTATCCTGCTTCATGTTTTTGTCCTGGAGTTTGCTGGGTCCACTCTTGTTAGGTTCATCTTCATCGACAAAGATCTCAAATGCACTTGCTTCCTGACTAAAACTTGGTTTATCACGATTTGAGCGCCTCTTGAGCTTAGTTTCTGGTTCCAATGGCTCCAAAAACATGCTACTGATAGCATCCATTGCCTCTTTAGTGTTTATAGTGGGTTCAACAAGGCCATGATGGCATGCATCTTCAGTTTCTGATTTCCCAACCAATGCAGAGCCTACAAACCTTACAACTACAGTATCATCACTATTATGACGAGACAAACTCATTGTTTCTCC is part of the Oryza glaberrima chromosome 12, OglaRS2, whole genome shotgun sequence genome and harbors:
- the LOC127756727 gene encoding transcription factor MYB60-like, encoding MGRPPCCDKEGIKKGPWTPEEDIILVSYIQEHGPGNWRSVPINTGLMRCSKSCRLRWTNYLRPGIKRGNFTAHEEGIIVHLQSLLGNRWAAIASYLPQRTDNDIKNYWNTHLKKKLAAAANSTSSSNRHPIFADATFPSAAGGSHTVSSNSDVTQMAAIARRSPFADCPSSSYASSMDNISKLLDGFMKTNSPSPPPPPLQHYDGGYYDDVKPAVDVGGNPLLSSFDCMSGADLDCCFDVHQQHQQQQPASFMEYGGYGGGYGDESKQQLMNQAAPPLSTIEKWLFDEAAAEQVADLMDLSDGCCSVPMMF
- the LOC127756493 gene encoding uncharacterized protein LOC127756493, encoding MATDAYPVQLLHRQATAATGGGQWHNLGAAYAAVRFLRPQGRSLVLYSGPDGGAQQRIVFAYPILPGDAFERMDGETLSWEEPECGDEFALCFLDEAACAAVSGAISPVTESLAALDGLAERLAGLRVAREEGAPAGVDIAGRLAAISMGRS
- the LOC127756488 gene encoding uncharacterized protein LOC127756488: MSRMVVGPPVIIRTSEGDFKLATLAFQTRKNPPLSVLLTPAGGPPLQSTTPPMAAATEQHCGGGGGGGDKEKDLLSAVVGDIRSYSGSDPLRPWLRGMRKMEAALPPATLRAKLPRFLQKCAQEFQDDARYRDDSRYLRVWIQLMDYVKDAKPLLKKMEKNRIGLKRSAFYMAYALYYEKHKRFEDAENMYRLGTQNLAEPVGELQKAHEQFIRRVELYKRRKSRVQQERMPNKVQSIATSKNEVEGQSRSCTKPKSNPVQRSGSGSNPHLGFPHPLGRPLSRGTSGETMSLSRHNSDDTVVVRFVGSALVGKSETEDACHHGLVEPTINTKEAMDAISSMFLEPLEPETKLKRRSNRDKPSFSQEASAFEIFVDEDEPNKSGPSKLQDKNMKQDNPKLSQQASAFEIFVDEDDPYCNNQNMVQHRHFNKNTQVNQNASGFEIFVDENEAHGNGRNAMSHKSSGCPPKPLRDSKQQANFDFQKPFVGGFAILPDDEDEQLEKNDNGVKINSGTVQLTDDKDTSLCSRQTDSKIRCDDLRPAISGLREDTVFHRFVGSAVVGEPKVENACHHGLVEPTVNLKEAMDDINNMFGIPLNFKGEKPKNKKTTALSERKAALLSGFSILADDEPGENPAAQVKPSNASKFECQSGLFEPTITTRDVMAEINDMFGMPLDF